The sequence GCATCTGCAGCTACGGCCTGCACCGCCAGAAATCGGCCTTGATGACATGCCTCGTCGCCTCGCCGCTGCAGCGCGATCACATTCATTTCATCGATGGTGCCGCCGGCGGTTATGCGATGGCTGCCGCAAGCCTGAAGGCGAAGGCGCCGGTCTGATGACGGCTTGCGGAAATCGACCTTCCGCAATATGCCTCCGCCATGGTTCTTGGGACCAGGTGAGCCTCGCCATGGAAGCGGACAGCCTGTCCGAATTGACGGAAGAACAGATTTTTGGACGCCTCACGATCGACATATGACCGTCTTCTGAGCCGGATTTCGACACGCGCTGCGCAAGTCGGCGTGATCGGATTGGGCTATGTCGGGCTGCCGCTGGCGGTTGCGACCGCACGTGCCGGCTTCCCGGTATCCGGCTTCGACATCGAAGCCCGGAAGGTCGAGCGCCTGAACAACGGCCAATCCTACATTGAGGCGGTAACGTCGACTGCCCTTGCCGGCGAGGTGGCTAGCGGACGGTTCCGCGCCACTGCGGATTTTGCCGAATTGACCGTCTGCGATGTCATCATCATCTGCGTTCCAACACCGCTGACGAAACACCGTGAGCCGGACCTCTCCTTCGTCAGGAACACGGCAGGCACCATCGCGAAGCATCTGCGTCTCGGCCAGCTGATCGTGCTGGAATCGACCACCTATCCCGGCACCACCGACGATGTGATCAAGCCCATATTGGAAGAAACCGGCTTGCAGTCGAAGATAGATTTCTTCCTCGGCTTCTCGCCCGAACGCGAGGATCCCGGCAACCGCAGCTTTGAAGTCGCGACGATCCCCAAGGTCGTGGCAGGCGACGGCGTTGACGCGGCGACGCTCGTGCAGGCTTTCTACCAGGGCGTGATCGAGACCGTCGTTCCGGTTTCCACCACGGCGACCGCCGAGGCGGTCAAGTTGACGGAAAACATCTTCCGCTCGGTCAATATAGCCCTCGTCAACGAGTTGAAAATCGTGCTCGGTGCGATGGGCATCGATATCTGGGAGGTGATCGAGGCGGCGAAGACCAAGCCCTTCGGCTACATGCCTTTCTATCCTGGCCCCGGACTTGGCGGGCACTGCGTTCCGATCGATCCCTTCTACCTGACATGGAAGGCGCGCGAATACGAACTGCCCACCCGCTTCATCGAGCTGGCGGCAGAGATCAACACGGCCATGCCACGTCATGTGGTCGATGAACTGGCGAAAGCTCTGGACCGGCGCTGCGGCAAGGCGCTCAGCCGCTCGCGCATTCTCATCATCGGGCTGGCCTATAAAAAGAATGTGCCCGACATCCGCGAAAGCCCCTCACTGCGGCTCATTGAACTCATCGAGGAATGGGGCGGCAAGGCGGAATTCCACGACCCGCATGTCACCGAGATCCCGACCACACGGGAGCATATGGCGATCAAGGGGCGTCGCTCGGTCGAATTGACCGAGGCGGCCTTGAAGGATTTCGATGCTGTCGTCGTTGCAACCGACCACGACGCAATCGACTATCAGGCGATCGCCGATCACGCTCTTCTGATCGTCGACACACGCAACGTTTTTGGCCGACTCGGGCTAGCCCGGGAGACGGTGGTGAAGGCTTGACGGCGTCCGGGTCGGCGAATTTATTTCCCGATGTCAGGATCGTGGTTGCACTCTGCCGGCAGCCTCGCCACATGATGCCCCACGAGATAGATGCAATTACGCCCGCTTCTTGCCTGCAGGGCCAGTCATTCGGGAAATTCTTCGCCGGCTTTTGCCGCCGAAGCCGGCCTCATTGACTTCGAGGGTCTTGTCTTTGGGTCGTTGGCGGACTGTGTTGTGGCGGATCAAAGAGAGTGGCTGGTCTTCGACGGGTCTGGAGGTAGCATGAGCACAGCGCAAGCAGAAATTTCCGCCATTCTTGTGGACAGGGTTGCCGATTGGCTGGCCCAATCGGCGCTGGCCGGCAACGACCTGGAAACATTGGTAAAAGGCTTTTGTGAACGGTTGGCTGCTGCCGGCCTGCCGCTGAAGCGGGTGCATTTGAGCTTTTCGATGCTTCATCCGCTTTATGACGCGCTTGGCTTCACCTGGTTTCGCGGCCAGGACATGGAAGTAGAAGGCTTCCGCAAGAAGGCCGGCGTGCCGTCTGACAGGTTTCTGACCAGCCCATACTACCATCTGCTCAGCAACAAGCTCGACCATCTGCGGCGCCGGTTCGACCCGTCGGTGCCGTCGGAGTTTCCTGTTTTCGATGAACTCAGGCTTATGGGCGTCACCGATTACTTGGCTTTCGTCCAACCCTTCAGCGGCAACACCAGTCAGGGCATGATGGGATCTTGGTCCACCGACAGTGCTGCAGGCTTCAGCGACAGCATGATTTCGGCGTTGCTGCGCATCCAGAGTCATCTCGCTATCGCAGCCAAGATGGCGGTGCTCACCAAGCTCGCCGACAACATGATGACCACTTATCTCGGCGGCGACGCCGGCAGGCGCGTGCTGGACGGCCAGATCAAGCGCGGCGAGGGCGATACAATCCGGGCCGCACTGGTCATGGCCGATATGCGCGGGTCTTCAAGGCTTGCCGAAACCTCTGGCCGCGAGATCTATATCGATACGCTGAATCAGTTTTTCGACGCCGTTGCTGCACCTTTCAATCGCAAAGGCGGGCAGATCATGAGTTTCATAGGTGATGGCTTCATTGCCGTCTACCCTTGCGAAAGGCACCGTTCGCAGTCCGAGATCGCCTGCCAGGCTGCTCTTGCGGCAGCGCACAAGGCCACCGAGCGCATGACGGATCTCAATCTGCGCAGAAAGGAGCAGGGGTTGGGCGACATAGGCTTTGGTATCGGCCTGCATGTCGGCAATGTGATGTTCGGAAATGTCGGGCTTACCGACCGGCTCACATTCTCTGTCTTCGGCTCGGCTGTAAACGAGGTCCAGCGCCTCCAGACCCTGACCAAGAAATATCCGCACAGCGTTCTCGCCAGCAAAGACTTCGCCAGCTATTGCGGCGCCAACAGCTGGCTGACGCTCGGCAACGAGGAACTGGCGGGCATCAAGAAGCTGACGGTGCTTTCACCCGATCTGTCGGGTGCTCTTGCACTCGATGAAGACGGTGCGATGGAGCCTATTTACGACCGAATGTCGGACGCCGAGCAGGTCATGCTGCTTCATCGCGATGCCGCGCGGCTGTCGGCGGGCGACCGGAGGAAGCTCCAGTAACCGCCACGATCTGATCCGAAGGCCATTGGTATGCAGTCCGGTCACCGGGCTCCGCCAGGGAACTGGCGACCGTTTCGAATCCAAGTTGCTCTAGGCTGGCAATGCGCTAGTCTTGCCTTCTGGGTCTGCCGCCTGGCAGGTCGCCAGAGTGGGGCTGGTGTGAGAATGAATTCGGGTGTTGATCTGCTGCGGATCGAAGATGTTGGCATCTCATTTGCCATTATCGGGGGACCGTTGCATGCCGTCAGGCGTGCAAATCTTCGCGTCCTGCCCGGCAAGGTTACCGCACTTGTGGGCGAGTCCGGTTCGGGAAAATCGGTTCTCAGCCAGGCAGTGATGGGGATTTTGCCGAGGACAGCCCATGTTCGCGGCCGTATCCTGTTTTCCGATCCTGAAAAGCCCGGCACGACGCAGGATATCCTGCAGATGCCGCGTGACGGACCCGAAATCCGGGCGTTGAGAGGCAGCCGCATCGGCAAGATCTTTCAAGAGCCGATGACATCGCTGTCGCCGCTGCACACGATCGGCAACCAGGTGAGCGAATCCCTGCAGATTCATACGCCCATGGCTCGGGCGGAGCGCAAGGCGCGGACCGAGGAAATGCTCAGCCTTGTCGGCTTTCCCAATCCCAAGCGCGCCTATGACATGTATCCCTTTGAACTTTCGGGAGGATTGCGTCAACGCGCCATGATCGCCATGGCGCTTATCTGCCGGCCCGCGCTGTTGATCGCCGACGAGCCGACGACGGCGTTGGACGTCACCATCCAGGCGCAAATCCTGCAATTGCTGCGCGGGCTTCAGACCAAGCTGAACATGGCGATGCTGCTGATCACGCACGACCTTGGCGTTGTCGCCAATGTCGCCGACGAGGTGGTGGTCATCTACCACGGCGAGATCATGGAAGCCGGACCTGTTGAGGCGATATTCCGCCGGCCAGGCCACCCTTACCTGAAGGGCCTGATGGCAGCCGTTCCGCATTTCGACCTGAAGCCTGGTGAAAGGCTAAAGGCGCTCCGCGAGGTGCCGGTGAATGTCGCGAACCTGCTCGGCAAGCAGACGGCGCCGACATCGAAGGGGCCGGATGACATCCTGCTTTCGGTCAGGGATTTGGAAAAGACCTTCACCATCCGCAAGTCCGGATGGTTCGGCGGGGGTCATCAAACCTCTGTTCGCGCCGTGGACGGCGTGAGCTTCGATATCAGGCGGGGTGAGTGCCTGGGTCTGGTCGGCGAAAGCGGCTCCGGCAAAACCACCGTCAGCAAGATCCTGATGCGGGCTGTCACCCCTAGCGGCGGCTCTGTGATCTTCAACGGCCGCGATCGACCGATCGACGTCTTGGAGGCCGAGGGAGACGCCTTGCGCACGCTGCGCGCGAAAATCCAGATGGTCTTCCAGGATCCGGTTTCGTCGCTTTCACCTCGCATGACGGTGGAGAACATCTTGAGCGAGCCGCTGGAAATCCATCAACGTGGCAATGCCGCGTCCCGACTCGCCACTGTCAAGAGCCTGATGCAGGCAATCGGGCTCGATCCGCGCTTCATCAAGCGCTATCCGCACAGTTTCTCCGGCGGGCAGCGTCAGCGTATCGGCATCGCGCGCGCACTGGCGCTGGGGCCTGAACTCCTGATCTGCGACGAGCCGGTTTCGGCGCTCGATGTCTCTGTCCAGGCGCAGATACTGAACCTTCTGAAGGACCTGCAGAAGGAACTGGGCCTGACCTACCTGTTCATATCCCACAACCTGGCGGTGGTGGACTACATGGCAGACCGCATCGCGGTGATGTGCGGCGGGCGTATCGTCGAGCTTGCGCCGCGCGAAATTCTGCTTAGGAGACCGATCCACCCCTACACGCGCTCACTGGTCGCCGCGGTACCTTTCCCCGATCTCGACAGGCCGATGGATTTCAAGACGCTGAAGCTCAGCGGCGCTTCCGACGCCAGCGCATGGGGACCGCAATTCCGCGACGAAGGCGACGAGGATATGCTGTCGCCGCTCGATCTCGGCGGCGGCCACGTCGTGCTGGCCCGACGTTCGGCCGATGTCAGCGAGCTACGCCATTGATCAGCCGGCGCACCGTCCTTGGGCTCATGGCTTCGGCATTTCTGCCGGGCACGTCGCGCGCCGGCGATCTGGAGCCGGAATTTCTTCAGCCGCAGTTGAAGGCCAGGGCGCTGCCGGCACTCGCCGAACGCCTGCCCAAGAGCCCGCGCGCGTTGAATCTCGCTGCGATGGGCCGGCAGCCCGGCCAGTATGGCGGCACGCTGCGCATGATCATCGGCAGCCAGAAAGATATCCGGATGATGACGATCTATGGGTATGCTCGCCTGGTCGGCTATGACGAAAAGCTTAACATGCAACCCGACATTCTCGAAAGTTTCGACGTAGCGGATGATCGCGTCTTCACGTTCAAGATACGGGAAGGACATAAATGGTCTGACGGCAGCCTGCTGACGCCGGAGGATTTTCGCTATTGCTGGGAAGATGTCTGGCTGAACGATGAGCTTTCGCAAGGCGGGCTCGCCCCGGCCCTGCTGGCGGACGGCAAGCCCCCACGCTTCGACATCGTCGATCCGTCGACGGTCCGCTATAGTTGGGATGCGCCCAATCCCGACTTCCTGCCCAAGCTCGCTGCTGCATCGCCGCTATCGCTTGTTCTGCCGGCCGCCTATCTCAAGCAGTTCCACAAGAAATACCAGGATCCATTCCGGCTCTCCGGCCTGATGACGGAGAACCGGGTCCACAAATGGACGCTTCTGCATATCCGCATGTCGCGGCAGTATCGCCCGGAGAACCCGGATCTGCCGACACTCGATCCCTGGCAGAACCGGACCAAGCCGCCGGCTGAGCAGTTCATTTTCGAGCGGAACCCGTTCTTTCATCGAATAGACGAGAATGGCCGGCAACTGCCCTATATTGACCGGGTTGTCATGGATGTCAGTTCGTCGGCGATCATTTCCGCCAAGACCGGTGCGGGCGAGAGCGACCTGCAAGGCATGGGAATTGACTTCTCCGACTACTCCTTCCTGAAGGATGCGGAGAAGCGCTACCCGGTGAAGTTGCATCTCTGGAAACGCACACAGGGTTCGCGGCTGGCGCTGCTGCCCAATCTGAATTGTGCCGACCAGGTGTGGCGGGGCCTTTTTCGTGACGTGCGCGTGCGCCGCGCACTTTCGCTCGCTGTGGACAGGCGCGAGATCAATTTGGCTGTGTTCTACGGATTGGCGCAGGAAAGTGCCGATACAGTCCTGCCGGAGAGCCCGCTCTACCGGCCGGAATTCGCGAAAGCCTGGGTCGCCCATGATCCCGACCAGGCCAATGCCCTGCTCGACGAGGTCGGGCTTCAGACGCGTGGCGATGACGGCCTGCGGATACTTCCCGACGGACGCCCGGCGCAGGTCATCGTGGAAACGGCCGGCGAGAGCACGTTGGAAACCGACGCGCTCGAACTCATCACCGATCACTGGCGCAAGATCGGCATTGCCCTGTTCATCCGGACTTCGCAGCGCGACATCTTCCGCAGCCGCGCGCTTGGTGGCCAGATCATGATGTCGATGTGGTCGGGCATCGACAATGGCGTGCCGACCGCCGACATGAACCCGTACCAGTTGGCCCCCACCATCGACGACCAGCTGCAATGGCCGCTCTGGGGTGCTCACTACTTGTCTCACGGCACGCTCGGTGAGGCGCCCGATCTTCCGCCTGTGGTCGAGTTGGTGGCTTTGCTCAAGCGCTGGAACGCATCGACCGAAGCCACGGAGCGTGCCGAAATCTGGAATTCAATGCTGTCGATCTACACCGATCAGGTGTTTTCGATCGGCACGGTGAACGGAACGCTTCAGCCGGTTCTGGCGTCCTCGCGACTGCGCAATCTGCCTGACAAGGCGCTCTACGGCTACGACCCGACCGCCTATTTCGGTGTCTACATGCCGGATACATTCTGGCTTGGAGAGACCTGAGCGTGTTTCGATATATTGTCTGGCGCATAGCCGTGATGGTTCCAACGCTGCTGATCATATCGGCGCTGGTGTTCACGATCATCGAACTTCCCCCGGGCGACTATTTCGACAGCTATGTCGCCGAGCTTCGGGCTCAGGGCGAGGCGGTGGATTCGGATCGCATCGAGATGATGCGCAAGGAATATGGTTTCGACAAGCCGCCGATCATTCGCTACTTCTACTGGGTCGGCGGGATGCTGCACGGCGATTTCGGCTATTCCTTCGAATATCAGCTGCCGGTTCGCGACGTCGTCGGGGACCGAATGTGGCTGACCGTGCTGGTTTCCTTCGTCACGATCATCTTCACCTGGCTCATCGCCTTTCCGATCGGCATGTACTCCGCCACGCATCAATACAGCTGGGGCGACTACGGCCTGACTTTCTTCGGCCTTCTCGGCCTTGCCATTCCGAACTTCATGCTGGCGCTGATCCTGATGTATTTCGCCAATATCTGGTTCGGCACGTCCATCGGCCATCTCATGGACCCGCAATATCTCGGCGAGCCGATGAGCTGGGCCAAGGCAAAGTCGATCCTCGCCCATCTCTGGATCCCGGTCTTGATCATCGGCGCCGGAGGGACGGCAAGCATGATCCGGCGGCTGCGCGCCAATCTGCTCGATGAGCTACACAAGCAATACGTCGTGACCGCGCGCGCCAAAGGCCTTCATCCCTTCAAGACGCTGGTCAAATATCCGCTGCGCATGGCGCTCAATTTCTTCATTTCCGACATCGGCTCCATCCTGCCGGCCATCATCTCCGGCGCCGAAATCACGGCGATCGTGCTGTCTTTGGAAACGACCGGGCCGATGCTGATCAGGGCACTGCAAAGCCAGGACATGTATCTGGCAGGGTCGTTCCTAATGTTCCTCGCCTTCCTGACGGTCATCGGTGTCCTGATCTCCGACCTGGCGCTGGCGCTGCTTGATCCACGAATTCGTTTGCAGGGCGGCAGCACCAAATGAACACGCCTTCGCCGCTGCCCGCTCCGGGTGCTCCACTGCAACACTACGTTTCCATCGCGCCCTTTGACCTGCAGTCGGTCGAGGCGATGACGCCGGAGCAATCGAAGGTCTTCCAGGCGTCGCAGTTGCGGCTGATGTGGTGGAAATTCCGAAGGCACCGGCTTGCCGTGGTATCCGGCATATTCCTGGCAGCGCTTTATTTCGGGATACTGATCTGCGAGTTCCTAGCGCCCTACAATCTGCACACGCGCAACATGGACTACATCTATTCGCCGCCGCAGCGGGTGCGCCTGTTCCACAACGGCCAGTTCGTCGGGCCGTTCGTCTATGGCCGCCAGATGACGCTGGATATGGACACGCTCAAGCGGAACTACATCGAGAATCAGGATGATGTTCAGCGGATTCGTTTCTTCTGCAAGGGCGACACTTACCGGTTCTGGGGGCTTATCGAAGGTAACAGGCATCTTTTCTGCCCTGCCGAAAACGGCCAGCTCTTTCTGGCCGGCACTGACAGGCTGGGGCGCGATGTGCTCTCGCGCATCATCTTTGGCGCACGCATTTCACTGACAATCGGCCTCGTCGGCATCAGTTTCAGCTTCCTGCTCGGCATTGTCATCGGCGGACTGGCCGGCTATCACGGCGGTATCTTCGACCTGATCGTTCAACGAATAATCGAAGTTCTGCAATCGATCCCCAGCATTCCGCTATGGCTGGCTCTGGCGGCGATCATGCCGATAACCTGGAGTCCGATCCTGATCTATTTCGGCATCACCGTCATCCTCGGGCTGCTCCACTGGACCGGACTGGCGCGGGCCGTGCGTTCAAAGCTTCTAGCTTTGCGCGAGGAGGATTACGTTCTGGCCGCGCAATTGATGGGCGCCAGCAGCAGCCGCATCATCGGGCGGCACCTCATTCCCGGCTTCATGTCGCATCTGATCGCGACCGCGACGATCGCCATACCCGGCATGATCCTGGGCGAGACGGCGCTGAGCTTCCTCGGGCTCGGCCTGAGGGCGCCGACAACCAGCTGGGGCATCCTGCTCACCGAGGCACGCAGCGTCAGCGTCATCGCTTTCTATCCATGGCTGCTTCTGCCGATGCTCCCCGTCATTCTCGTCATCATGGCGTTCAACTTCCTCGGCGACGGCTTGCGGGACGCCGCAGACCCCTACAAGTGACTTCGCTATGCCGCCGCGCGCCGGGCCGCCGACTCCACCCGGTATGACCCTTGTCGGCAGCCTGTTCGGTTATTGCGGTGTTCATCGTTCGCCTCTATATGCGGCGAGGCTTGATCGGGGTTAACACGTCGCCCTCGGGTTCCACCCGCGATCCGTTCTCGTCGCGGGCATTGCAGATCTCTTGGGCTGGTTCAGGACACACAAACGCATATGAGTCGCCTCGAGAGTTTCATCCGCAGGATGACCGCACAGCGCGATATTCTCGATCTAGTTTGCGCGGAGGTGGCGAACATTGAGGGCCCCGTGCTCGAGCTCGGCCTCGGCAATGGCCGGACGTTCCACCATCTGCGCGAGCGCCTGCCCGGACGCCGTATCGTGGCGTTCGACCGCGCACTTGCCGCACATTCCAGCTCAATTCCCGAAGCTGAAAACCTCGTGCTCGGCGAAATACGCGAGACGGCGAGCAGGTTCATTGGCATCGACGCTGCTCTTGTTCATGCCGACATCGGCACCGGCTATGAAGATTGCGATGCAGTGACCTCTACCTGGCTTCCCGATCTGACCGCGCGCCTGCTTCGCGTCGGCGGCATCGCGGTCAGCGGCACGCCGCTCGATCACCCGCAGTTGCAACGCCTCCCGACGCCGCCTTCGGTGCCCGCCGATCGTTACTTTATCTGCAGGCGCGTGTGAGGGGCTGAGACGACCCAAAACTTCAAGGGCCAAGTCTTCAGGGGATCGTGTAGACTGCTATCTCGCGCTCAATGCCGCGCAGCGAAACCTCATGGGGCACGGGCGTCAGCGCGTTCCTGTGCAACAGATCGGCGGTGAGATTATCGTCGACCACCGCACGAGTGGCGAAGATCGCCTGTGCGTTTGCAAGGTTCTGGACCCGCGAAGCAATGTTGACCGTCTGGCCGAAATAGTCCTGTCGCTCGTTCATCGACACGGCGATGCAGGGGCCGGCATGGACTCCGATCTTGAGCAGCAGATCCTCGCGCCCGCTCTTGTCGTTGAGCGCACGCATGGCATCGCGCATCCTGAGGGCGGCAGCAATCGCGCGATCAGGCGTCGCGAAGGTCGCCATCACCGCATCACCGATCGTCTTCACCACCGCGCCTGCCTCCGCCGCGACGATCTCGTGCAGAACCTGGAAATGCGCGCGTACGAGGTCGAAGGCCGAAAGGTCGCCCACCCGCTCGTAAAGCGCGGTCGATCCGCGCAGGTCGGTAAACAGGAAGGTCAGGCTGGTGATCTTCAGGCGCTGGTTGATGTCGAGCGTATCCGTGCGATAGAGATCGCGGAACGTCTGGTTGGTGAGCAGGCGCTTGGCGGTGAGGAAGGGCCGGCGTTTGCCCAGGATATCATGCAATGCCTGGCCGGCGATGAAGACTGCCGGAAGCACGCGGGTGTCGGTCCTGTTTTCCAGCGAAATGCGCAACGGGCCGGGTTGCATCTCCAGCGTCTGGTTCTGGACATGGTCGCGGTCGAAGACCAAAGACAGGCTTCGGCGCTCCTTTGTTGGTTCGCCCTTCACGTCGATGAACTGCGCTGAATGGGTGACCGGCTCAAAGACGATGATGAATTCGGACGGAAGCTGTATGGGCAGAACCGCCTTTTCACCGGGCGCAAGCTCGATATCCGCCAGCGAGAACGCTTCCATCTTTTTCACGAAATCCTCATCCGGCAGATCGACGCCGGACGCCCAATAGATCTGGCGGAAATATTCCATCAACGGCAGTTCATGTGGATTGTGGGCGGCAATTCTGCGCATGCGGGGACTGACGGTGAATGTCACCTCGACCATCTCGTCGAGGGTCGGCGAATAGCCCTCGGCGCACAGCGCGCAGGTGTATTCGTCCTTCTGCAGGGTTTTCAGCGTGGCGTTGGTGTCAAGCACGCCGCCGCAGCCGGGGCACAGAACATTCCAGGAAATGTCGAAGATGCCCACCCGCGCCGCATGGAGAAAGGCGCTTATGGTGCGTTCCTCGTCGAGGCCATGCTTGCTGGCGAAGGCCGGCGCATTGATGCGGCAAAGTTCGCGGTCTTCGCCCTCCGCGATGGTTCGCTTGATCGCGTCGATTGCCTGTGAATCGACATCGGTCGATTGCCGCAGAAGCGAGAACAGATCCTGAGCTTCGTTCATCCTGCAGGCTCCGGAAAATGCGCCTCCCGAGGCGTGTTGACCGGACCGCTTCTTGGTCCGGGTGCTGCATTTTACTTCGAAACGGACCGTACGGCCATTCGAATAGATAAGCCTGGTGACAGTTCAGTTCCATTCGGCGGATTTTCACCGGCCGCAAGCGGCACTATGATGGTGCATGGGGCATTCAGCCTTGGGGCTTTCTCCCGTGCCGACATACGACAACCCACCATTTCCAGCAGCCCTGCGCATTTTCTCCGCTGGGGTCATCATCGTCCTGATCGTGGGCGCCGGCCTGTTTTTCGCGCCGGCACTGGTCAAGCCGCGCTGGCCCTGGCCCGTTACGCCATTCAGTGCCCGCTTCCTCGGCGGCTTCTACACCGCCGAAATGGTCGTGATGGCGGCGCTCTTGTTCTGGAATCGCTGGTCGCCCGGCAGGCTGGTGCTCGTCATGGCCTTCATATTCACCGTCATCGTGTCGGCGGTTTCGTTGACCAATCTCGGCTATTTCAACTTCGAGCGAAAAGCGACCTGGCTCTGGTTCCTGGTCTATCTTGCCTCGGCCGCGGTATCCGGGCTGTTCCTGTGGCGGGCCAGGGCCCGTCCTTCGGCAAAAGGCGTAACCCTGAATCCCGCATGGCGCGGCTACATGTTGGCGGAAACGGCGATCCTTGGGCTCTATGGCCTCGGCATGCTGATATTTCCCCTGATGGTCAGCAGCACCTGGCCATGGCCGGTCGATCCCTTCCACGCCCAGGTCTACAGCGCCATCTTCCTCGCCGGCGCTGGCGGCGTATATCTCATCTGGAAAAACGCGCCGCGCGAGGAACTGCTGGTGCTCGGCCTG comes from Mesorhizobium japonicum MAFF 303099 and encodes:
- a CDS encoding adenylate/guanylate cyclase domain-containing protein; the encoded protein is MNEAQDLFSLLRQSTDVDSQAIDAIKRTIAEGEDRELCRINAPAFASKHGLDEERTISAFLHAARVGIFDISWNVLCPGCGGVLDTNATLKTLQKDEYTCALCAEGYSPTLDEMVEVTFTVSPRMRRIAAHNPHELPLMEYFRQIYWASGVDLPDEDFVKKMEAFSLADIELAPGEKAVLPIQLPSEFIIVFEPVTHSAQFIDVKGEPTKERRSLSLVFDRDHVQNQTLEMQPGPLRISLENRTDTRVLPAVFIAGQALHDILGKRRPFLTAKRLLTNQTFRDLYRTDTLDINQRLKITSLTFLFTDLRGSTALYERVGDLSAFDLVRAHFQVLHEIVAAEAGAVVKTIGDAVMATFATPDRAIAAALRMRDAMRALNDKSGREDLLLKIGVHAGPCIAVSMNERQDYFGQTVNIASRVQNLANAQAIFATRAVVDDNLTADLLHRNALTPVPHEVSLRGIEREIAVYTIP